The genomic stretch gtctgtccttcttcactgggcgttttgaacgcccagtttttctgtgtaattcctctgctgcatgttctgaatcttcagtcccctgtactattgatttgaaaatagaaccaagatcaaataaacaaggcatgcaaaacaccaaacttaagattagacactagactcaaacagaaacataaaatatttttggtttttatgattttgaaaatttttttgtgctttttttcgaaaattatgtgaaaaatagaaaataaaggtttcagaattctcaatttgaatttccaggaatcattgcaatgctagtctaagactccggtccaggaattagacatggcttcacagccagccaagctttcaaagaaagcttcggtccaaaacactagacatggccaatggccagccaagccttagcagatcattgctccaatagcaagattgatggAAATCAACAAGttattgtgatgatcagttgaaacctcggtccaataagattagacatggcttctcagccagccagatttcaacaaatcatcatgaaactctagaattcatcttcaagaatttcgaaaaaaaaaatacctaatctaagcaacaagatgaaccgtcagttgtccatacacaagaacaatccccggcaacggcgccaaaaacttggtgcacgaaattgtgatcactacttttacacaaaacaatccccggtaatggctccaaagacttggtgctcaataccatggcataaacacaacttcgcacaactaaccagcaagtgcactgggtcgtccaagtaataaaccttacgcgagtaagggtcgatcccatggagattgttggtatgaagcaagctatggtcaccttgtaaatcttagtcaggcagactcaaatgggtatagatgatgaataaaacataaagataaagatagagatacttatgtatatcattggtgagagcttcagataagcgtatgaagatgccttcccttccgtctctctgctttcctactgtcttcatccaatccttcttactcctttccatggcaagcttatgcaagggtttcaccgttgtcagtggctacctcccatcctctcagtgaaaacgtcgcctatgctctgtcacagcatgggtaatcagctgtcggttctcggtcaggccggaataaaatccatcgatccttttgcgtctgtcactaacgccccgcctgctaggagtttgaagcacgtcacagtcattcaatcattgaatcctactcagaataccacagacaaggttagaccttccagattctcttgaatgccgccatcagttcttgcctataccacgaagactctgatctcacggaatggctggctcgtttgtcaggcgagcactcggttgtcaggcgatcaaccatgcatcgtgtatcaggaatccaagagatattcactaagcctcgtatgcttgtagaacaagagtggttgtcagtcactttgttcataagtgagaatgatgatgagtgtcacggatcatcacattcatcatgttgaagaacaagtgatatcttggacaaagaacaagcggaattgaatagaagaacaacagtaattgcattaatactcgaggtacagcagagctccacaccttaatctatggtgtgtagaaactccaccgttgaaaatacataagaacaaggtctaggcatggccgaatggccagcctcccaaagtgagttcaatcataaaaacatgatcaaaagctctctaatacaatagtaaaaggtcctatatatagagaactagtagcctaaggtgtacatagatgagtaaatgacataaaaatccacttccgggcccacttggtgtgtgcttgggctgagcaaatgaagcattttcgtgtagagactcctcttggagttaaacgccagctttggtgccagtttgggcgtttaactcccatttaggtgccagttccggcgtttaacgctggaatttctgtaggtgactttgaacgccggtttgggccatcaaatcttgggcaaagtatggactatcatatattgctggaaagcccaggatgtctactttccaacgccgttgagagcgcgccaattgggcttctgtagctccagaaaatccacttcgagtgcagggaggtcagaatccaacaacatctgcagtccttttcagtctctggatcagatttttgctcagatccctcaatttaagccagaaaatacctgaaatcacagaaaaacacacaaactcatggtaaagtccagaaaagtaaattttaactaaaaactaataaaaatataataaaaactaactaaaagatactaaaaacatactaaaaataatgccaaaaagggtacaaattatccgctcatcaaacacTTCAATAAATCTTTCAATCATGTCAGAAAatatggagagcatgcacctttggaatgttgcaggtgcattgcacaatccaaagggcgATAAGGACAAGTaaaggaagtcttctcttggtcTTTGGGGTCTACTACAATCTGATTGTTGCCAAAGTAaccatccaagaagcagtagtaCTCATGTCCCGCAAGTCTTTCCAGCATCTGGTCCATGAAAGGTAGGGGGAAGtgatccttcctggtggctTCATTAAGCTTCCCATAATCTATGCACATGGCCAGCCAGTAACTGTTATTGTTAGTATCAATTCATTTCTTTCATTTAGTACAACAGTGATCCCTCCTTTCTTAAGGACTACTTGCACTGTGCTTACCCAAGGGCTGTCTGAGATTGGGTAGATCACCCCTACTTGCCACAACTTCAACACTTCTTTTTGGACTACTTCATTTATTTTTAGGTTTAGCCTTCTTTGTTGCTATCTTGAAGGCTTGGCATCTTCCTCCAGGAGGATTTTCTGCATACACATTGAAAGACTGATCCCCTTCAGATCTGCGAGTGTCCATCCTATGGCATCTTTGTGTTGCTTCAGCACATGGATAAGTTTCTCTTCTTGTCCCTCACTCAAGCTTAAATTGGTGATTACTGGGTATGTGTTCTTGTCACCTAAGTAAGCATACTTCAAGCTTGGAGGCAGGGTTTTCAATTCTAGTTTTGGTGCTTCCACTTCCTTGTTTCTTGTGTGGTTTAACATGATTGAATTTTCCATGGTTTCTTGTGGTAGTTCCCCACCTGATGCCTGTTGCTCTAGCACCATAGCTTCTTCACATTATTCTTCCTCCAGAACTCCTTGAACTATCTTTTCCATTGTGTCCACCATGCATGGACTCCTTGGGTAACTCATTGATTTGAAGACATTGAAAACCATCTTCTCTTCATGCAATCTCAAGAATAACTCTCCTTTTTGAACATCAATTATAGCTCCAGCAGTAGCTAGGAATGGCCTTCCTAGGATGATTAATGTGTTGGCCTCTTCCTCCATACCAAGCACAACAAAATTAGCTGGAAAGATAAACTCCCCCACTTTCACTAACAAATCTTCTACCACCCCATAAGGAAACTTGAATGTTCTATCAGCCAATTGAAGTGCCATTCTTGTTGGCTTGGCCTCTTCAATCCTCATCCTTTTCATCATGGCCAAGGACATGAGgtttatgctagctcctagatcacataATGCTTTTTCAATGTTGAtatcccctatgatgcaggagATTtgaaagctcccaggatctttcaTCTTCTAGGGAAGCTTCTTCTGTATGATATCACTACATTCCTCTGTGAGAACTATGGTTTCCTTTTCACCCCAATTTTTTCCTTGTTATGAGCTCCTTTAAAAACTtagcatagagtggcatttgcttCAATGCCTCGGCAAAGGGTATGTTGATTTGGAGCTTCTTAAAGATTTTTAGAAATCTAGAAAACTAGCTGTCCTTCCCATCCTTCCTCAGCCTTTGCAGATAGGGTGCTTTTGGCACATAAGGCTTTAGGACTTGCTTTGGTGAGGATGGTACAGTagtctcttcttccttcttagTTTTAGGTTCATTtgcagcttcttcttcttggttgTTTTGACTTGGGAATGCTTCCTCCACaatctttccactccttagtgTGATGGCATTGCATTTTCCTCTTGGGTTGACCATGGTACCACTAGGGAATGTATGTGTAGGCATTGGTTTTTGTTTAGACAAGCTTCTTAGTTGTGCTTCCAGTTTTGAGATTGCTACCCCTTGGTTCCTTATGTTGGATCTGAACTCCTCTTCGTTTGCATCTATCTTTTTATCCGCCTGCATTTGTTTCTTCAAAGCAGTGGAGACGAACCCTGTTAGTTGTGCTGTCAGTTGTGTTATGTTAGCCTCTAATTTTGCAAAATTGCTGCTGATATCTCATGGTTGCATGGTTGAGGACAATGTGTCTTCAGGGTGGTTGTTGTGTGGTTGTTGGGTGGAGTGGTATGATGCATTTTGTGAGTTGTGGTAGGGTGtattttgtgaattgtggtagcGTCTGTTGTTGCCTAATTGATGGTTAGGGTTGTGGTTGTTGTATTGATTAGATTAGTATGGTTTGTGATCTTGGTTGTGGTTTtgttggtttccccacccaaaatttgggtgattcttCCAACCTGGGTTGTATGTCTTGGCATTGGGATCATATGGTGGTTTAAAAGGATTATTCACATAGTTAGCCTGCTCCCATTCACATTCAACTTCTGGGTTATCTTCTTCTTGTGAAGGTGCTTGAGCTTCGACAGCTGAGACTTGGTTCTTTTCCATCTTCTTTGTTAGGGCCGCTAATTGAGCTACAATCATCTTGTTCTGTGCTAACAAAGCATCCATGGAATTGAGCTCTAACACTCCTCTTTTTTTAGTTCTATCTGAAGCATAGAAATACTCATTGTCAACAACAGTTTCTATGACATCTATGGCCTCCTCGATTGTCTTCTTTTTGTTGAGCGAGCCTCCTGAGGAGTGGTCTACAGCTTTCTTTGCTTTATATGACAGcccttcataaaagatatggAGTTGTACCCATTCGTTGAACATATCCGGAGGGCACTTCCTTGTCAAGTCTttaaacctctcccatgccttaTAAAgtgtttcaccatcttg from Arachis stenosperma cultivar V10309 chromosome 9, arast.V10309.gnm1.PFL2, whole genome shotgun sequence encodes the following:
- the LOC130949809 gene encoding uncharacterized protein LOC130949809 codes for the protein MKDPGSFQISCIIGDINIEKALCDLGASINLMSLAMMKRMRIEEAKPTRMALQLADRTFKFPYGVVEDLLVKVGEFIFPANFVVLGMEEEANTLIILGRPFLATAGAIIDVQKGELFLRLHEEKMVFNVFKSMSYPRSPCMVDTMEKIVQGVLEEE